A region of uncultured Carboxylicivirga sp. DNA encodes the following proteins:
- the ndk gene encoding nucleoside-diphosphate kinase has translation MAGNKTLTMIKPGAVKHRHIGAIVDMIEKAGFRIAAIKSVKLSHEDAEEFYAEHKERPFFGELVDFMSSGPIVAAILLKDDAVADFRKLIGSTDPAEAKEGTIRKIFAISKSMNAIHGSDSDESAERESNFFFSRKELLEKEP, from the coding sequence ATGGCAGGAAATAAAACACTTACAATGATTAAGCCTGGAGCTGTCAAACATCGTCATATCGGAGCTATTGTAGATATGATCGAAAAGGCAGGATTCCGAATTGCAGCTATTAAATCAGTAAAATTATCGCATGAAGACGCTGAAGAATTCTATGCAGAACATAAAGAACGTCCATTCTTTGGCGAATTGGTTGATTTTATGAGCTCTGGTCCCATTGTGGCAGCCATTTTATTAAAAGATGATGCAGTTGCCGATTTTAGAAAGTTGATTGGGAGCACTGATCCGGCTGAAGCAAAGGAAGGAACCATTAGAAAAATTTTTGCAATCAGTAAATCAATGAACGCTATTCATGGTTCTGATAGTGACGAGAGTGCCGAAAGAGAATCAAATTTCTTTTTCAGTAGAAAAGAATTGCTGGAAAAAGAACCTTAA
- a CDS encoding bifunctional oligoribonuclease/PAP phosphatase NrnA produces MMNISDQSQVEIFKNYVNNSQNIVIVPHNNPDGDALGASLGLLNTLKNMGKSVTVISPNEFPDFLNWMHGVNDVLIYDKQLAIASQLIDESDLIVFLDFNALSRIKLMQPLFEKDTTPRVMIDHHPFPEEGTAEVQISVPEASSTCELLYHVLSLSGFKQTITKEAAECIYAGIMTDTGALNYNSSRPQTYHIVAELLEMGIDKENIHQNLFHNNSFDRMRLLGHALGVKMQRLPEQKAAYIDLSKEELQQFNFKPGDTEGFVNQALWIEGVQMSALFTEKNNLVKISFRSRNGFPANAFSEKYFGGGGHFNAAGGESKLSLTETVERFKVVLKEFCDENGF; encoded by the coding sequence ATGATGAATATTAGTGATCAATCACAAGTAGAAATTTTTAAAAATTACGTTAATAACTCTCAGAATATAGTAATTGTTCCACATAATAATCCGGATGGTGATGCATTGGGAGCTTCACTTGGTTTGTTGAACACACTAAAAAATATGGGTAAATCAGTTACAGTGATATCACCCAATGAGTTTCCTGATTTTTTGAACTGGATGCATGGTGTTAATGATGTTTTGATTTATGACAAACAGTTAGCAATAGCAAGTCAGTTGATTGATGAATCTGATCTGATTGTTTTTCTTGATTTTAATGCGTTGTCACGTATTAAGTTAATGCAACCATTATTTGAGAAAGATACCACTCCTCGTGTTATGATTGATCATCATCCATTTCCAGAGGAAGGTACAGCTGAAGTACAGATAAGTGTTCCTGAAGCATCTTCAACGTGCGAATTACTGTATCATGTTTTGTCGTTAAGTGGTTTTAAGCAGACCATTACAAAAGAAGCTGCAGAATGTATTTATGCTGGTATTATGACAGATACAGGAGCACTCAACTATAATTCGAGTCGACCTCAAACCTATCATATTGTTGCTGAATTACTTGAGATGGGGATAGATAAGGAAAATATTCATCAAAACTTATTTCATAACAATTCGTTTGACAGAATGCGTCTACTGGGACATGCTTTAGGGGTTAAGATGCAACGATTACCCGAACAAAAAGCAGCTTATATTGACTTAAGTAAAGAAGAATTACAGCAGTTTAATTTTAAACCGGGTGATACAGAAGGGTTTGTAAATCAGGCTTTATGGATAGAAGGGGTGCAAATGTCAGCATTATTCACTGAGAAAAATAACCTGGTTAAGATATCTTTCCGTTCCCGAAATGGTTTTCCGGCCAATGCCTTTAGCGAAAAGTATTTTGGTGGAGGAGGTCATTTTAATGCTGCAGGCGGTGAGTCAAAGTTATCGTTGACAGAAACGGTTGAGCGTTTTAAAGTAGTATTAAAAGAATTTTGTGACGAAAATGGTTTTTAA
- a CDS encoding FKBP-type peptidyl-prolyl cis-trans isomerase, with translation MVFNLNKYRLTFFFIISLLILISSCQNDNKKKKVVITRDMLMEHNRKLLGLEADVIKKYLEDNKIEMQQTPTGLWYRIVSDSTSSNAEKNQVAYLDYKVSLLDGTECYSSDKDGIWTIVVGKGEIESAVQEALLLVGEGDSIQFIAPPHLAHGLAGDGDRIPSQSILKYDVKVLRIEKLK, from the coding sequence ATGGTTTTTAATCTTAATAAATACAGACTGACATTCTTTTTTATTATTTCATTGTTGATATTGATTTCATCTTGTCAGAATGATAATAAAAAGAAAAAAGTGGTGATAACCAGGGATATGTTAATGGAACATAACCGTAAATTATTGGGGCTTGAGGCAGATGTTATTAAAAAATATCTTGAAGATAATAAGATCGAGATGCAGCAAACTCCCACTGGATTATGGTATCGAATTGTATCAGATTCAACAAGTTCTAATGCTGAAAAAAATCAAGTTGCCTATCTCGATTATAAGGTCTCACTTCTTGATGGTACAGAATGTTATTCGTCTGATAAAGATGGTATCTGGACAATAGTAGTGGGAAAGGGGGAAATTGAATCTGCAGTGCAGGAAGCATTGTTACTGGTTGGAGAAGGCGACAGTATTCAATTTATTGCTCCTCCTCATTTAGCTCATGGACTGGCTGGTGATGGTGATAGAATACCCAGTCAGAGTATTTTAAAATATGATGTAAAAGTTCTTCGCATCGAAAAATTAAAGTAA
- a CDS encoding NigD-like C-terminal domain-containing protein has translation MKFRSRFFILLTSLLVVLSSCMKEMDTVPYTYRLLCVTSMFGDYYMFTSDSGDRFIAQTLPSQYEFEEDKRVLIEFSSYEESDEDVLDYEYFVVLSSVTDITTKDIIYINEENKDTLGNDGVQINNLYAVGNYLNVDFTFWASGSKSHYFNTSYDYDLQTSNDTIVLTFHHKDNDDIWRYSYSGFLSFDLRSLNEDQLERPYVLTLLGTNTQGSEFKASIDVE, from the coding sequence ATGAAGTTCAGAAGTAGGTTTTTTATTTTATTGACATCATTATTAGTGGTGTTATCTTCTTGTATGAAAGAGATGGATACAGTGCCGTACACATATCGACTGCTCTGTGTTACATCAATGTTTGGTGATTATTATATGTTTACTTCAGATTCAGGAGATAGGTTTATTGCGCAGACATTACCCAGTCAATATGAATTTGAAGAAGACAAAAGAGTTCTTATCGAGTTTTCTTCTTATGAAGAAAGTGATGAGGATGTGCTGGATTATGAGTATTTTGTTGTGCTATCATCTGTAACGGATATAACAACAAAGGATATTATCTATATAAATGAAGAAAATAAGGATACTTTAGGTAATGATGGAGTTCAGATCAATAATTTATATGCAGTTGGCAATTATTTAAATGTTGATTTTACATTTTGGGCATCTGGTAGTAAATCGCATTATTTTAATACCAGTTATGACTACGATCTACAAACCTCAAATGACACAATTGTATTAACTTTTCATCATAAAGACAATGATGATATCTGGAGATATTCATATTCAGGATTTCTAAGTTTTGATCTTCGTAGTTTGAATGAAGATCAGCTGGAAAGGCCGTATGTTTTAACATTACTAGGCACAAATACTCAAGGAAGTGAATTTAAAGCCAGTATTGATGTAGAATAG